From the genome of Chelonoidis abingdonii isolate Lonesome George chromosome 25, CheloAbing_2.0, whole genome shotgun sequence, one region includes:
- the LOC116838011 gene encoding veficolin-1-like isoform X1 — MLTEKGWPLGRTGIMQHRGLAVVRSPSQERQQRISGRAVPDQRGIPRGIGMGNKMKPCMGLLLALAFLMAALGPRAGFAQETESGSCAQLKELSQCGVDKIFFQGQPGIPGMPGMPGTNGLPGAKGDPGPQGPPGEKGSPGAMGKAGPKGDKGEASSSASSQQQGAGARNCKELLEQGEGLSGWYTIHPEPGRRLTVFCDMETDGGGWLVFQRRQDGSVDFYRGWEAYKRGFGNQASEFWLGNDNIHFLTSTGTYQLRIEARDFNESSTFAKYSSFKMLSERENYTLALGSYSDGTMGDSFSGHNRLGFSTRDKDHDTYGGSCAILYKGGWWYGQCHSSNLNGLYLKGEHSSYANGINWSTGKGHHYSYKYVDMKIRPQ, encoded by the exons ATGCTCACTGAGAAAGGCTGGCCCCTGGGCAGAACAGGCATTATGCAACACAGGGGTTTGGCTGTCGTACGGTCTCCTAGCCAGGAAAGGCAGCAGCGTATAAGTGGCAGAGCAGTCCCGGATCAGAGAGGCATCCCGAGGGGTATCGGCATGGGGAACAAGATGAAGCCTTGCATGGGCCTTCTCCTCGCCCTGGCATTCCTGATGGCtgctctgggccccagggcaggctTTGCCCAGGAGACAGAGTCCGGCTCCTGTGCAC AGCTGAAGGAATTATCCCAGTGCGGAGTGGACAAGATCTTTTTCCAGGGCCAGCCAGGGATCCCAGGAATGCCAGGCATGCCGGGGACAAATGGCCTACCTGGGGCTAAAGGAGATCCAGGCCCTCAAGGGCCCCCAG GCGAGAAGGGCTCCCCTGGGGCAATGGGGAAGGCTGGACCCAAAGGAGACAAAG gaGAAGCCAGCAGTTCTGCCAGCTCTCAGCAGCAAG GGGCAGGTGCCAGGAACTGcaaggagctgctggagcagggcGAGGGGCTGAGCGGCTGGTACACCATCCACCCCGAACCGGGGAGAAGGCTGACCGTCTTCTGTGACATGGAAACGGATGGCGggggctggctg GTGTTCCAGCGGCGCCAGGACGGGTCGGTGGATTTCTATCGGGGCTGGGAAGCCTATAAGAGAGGCTTTGGGAACCAGGCATCGGAGTTCTGGCTGGGCAACGACAACATCCACTTTCTCACCAGTACCG GGACCTACCAGCTGCGGATTGAGGCCAGGGACTTCAATGAGTCCAGCACGTTTGCCAAGTACAGCAGCTTCAAGATGCTGAGCGAAAGGGAAAACTATACGCTCGCCTTGGGCTCCTACTCAGATGGCACCATGG GAGATTCTTTCTCGGGCCACAACCGGCTGGGGTTCTCCACTCGGGACAAAGACCACGACACCTATGGGGGCAGCTGTGCCATCCTCTACAAAGGCGGCTGGTGGTATGGGCAGTGCCACTCCTCCAACCTCAATGGGCTGTACCTCAAAGGTGAACACAGCTCCTACGCCAACGGGATCAACTGGTCCACCGGGAAGGGGCACCACTACTCTTACAAATACGTGGACATGAAAATACGGCCCCAGTAG
- the LOC116838011 gene encoding ryncolin-1-like isoform X3 — protein sequence MLTEKGWPLGRTGIMQHRGLAVVRSPSQERQQRISGRAVPDQRGIPRELKELSQCGVDKIFFQGQPGIPGMPGMPGTNGLPGAKGDPGPQGPPGEKGSPGAMGKAGPKGDKGEASSSASSQQQGAGARNCKELLEQGEGLSGWYTIHPEPGRRLTVFCDMETDGGGWLVFQRRQDGSVDFYRGWEAYKRGFGNQASEFWLGNDNIHFLTSTGTYQLRIEARDFNESSTFAKYSSFKMLSERENYTLALGSYSDGTMGDSFSGHNRLGFSTRDKDHDTYGGSCAILYKGGWWYGQCHSSNLNGLYLKGEHSSYANGINWSTGKGHHYSYKYVDMKIRPQ from the exons ATGCTCACTGAGAAAGGCTGGCCCCTGGGCAGAACAGGCATTATGCAACACAGGGGTTTGGCTGTCGTACGGTCTCCTAGCCAGGAAAGGCAGCAGCGTATAAGTGGCAGAGCAGTCCCGGATCAGAGAGGCATCCCGAGGG AGCTGAAGGAATTATCCCAGTGCGGAGTGGACAAGATCTTTTTCCAGGGCCAGCCAGGGATCCCAGGAATGCCAGGCATGCCGGGGACAAATGGCCTACCTGGGGCTAAAGGAGATCCAGGCCCTCAAGGGCCCCCAG GCGAGAAGGGCTCCCCTGGGGCAATGGGGAAGGCTGGACCCAAAGGAGACAAAG gaGAAGCCAGCAGTTCTGCCAGCTCTCAGCAGCAAG GGGCAGGTGCCAGGAACTGcaaggagctgctggagcagggcGAGGGGCTGAGCGGCTGGTACACCATCCACCCCGAACCGGGGAGAAGGCTGACCGTCTTCTGTGACATGGAAACGGATGGCGggggctggctg GTGTTCCAGCGGCGCCAGGACGGGTCGGTGGATTTCTATCGGGGCTGGGAAGCCTATAAGAGAGGCTTTGGGAACCAGGCATCGGAGTTCTGGCTGGGCAACGACAACATCCACTTTCTCACCAGTACCG GGACCTACCAGCTGCGGATTGAGGCCAGGGACTTCAATGAGTCCAGCACGTTTGCCAAGTACAGCAGCTTCAAGATGCTGAGCGAAAGGGAAAACTATACGCTCGCCTTGGGCTCCTACTCAGATGGCACCATGG GAGATTCTTTCTCGGGCCACAACCGGCTGGGGTTCTCCACTCGGGACAAAGACCACGACACCTATGGGGGCAGCTGTGCCATCCTCTACAAAGGCGGCTGGTGGTATGGGCAGTGCCACTCCTCCAACCTCAATGGGCTGTACCTCAAAGGTGAACACAGCTCCTACGCCAACGGGATCAACTGGTCCACCGGGAAGGGGCACCACTACTCTTACAAATACGTGGACATGAAAATACGGCCCCAGTAG
- the LOC116838011 gene encoding ficolin-1-B-like isoform X2, translating to MLTEKGWPLGRTGIMQHRGLAVVRSPSQERQQRISGRAVPDQRGIPRGIGMGNKMKPCMGLLLALAFLMAALGPRAGFAQETESGSCAQLKELSQCGVDKIFFQGQPGIPGMPGMPGTNGLPGAKGDPGPQGPPGEKGSPGAMGKAGPKGDKGEASSSASSQQQGARNCKELLEQGEGLSGWYTIHPEPGRRLTVFCDMETDGGGWLVFQRRQDGSVDFYRGWEAYKRGFGNQASEFWLGNDNIHFLTSTGTYQLRIEARDFNESSTFAKYSSFKMLSERENYTLALGSYSDGTMGDSFSGHNRLGFSTRDKDHDTYGGSCAILYKGGWWYGQCHSSNLNGLYLKGEHSSYANGINWSTGKGHHYSYKYVDMKIRPQ from the exons ATGCTCACTGAGAAAGGCTGGCCCCTGGGCAGAACAGGCATTATGCAACACAGGGGTTTGGCTGTCGTACGGTCTCCTAGCCAGGAAAGGCAGCAGCGTATAAGTGGCAGAGCAGTCCCGGATCAGAGAGGCATCCCGAGGGGTATCGGCATGGGGAACAAGATGAAGCCTTGCATGGGCCTTCTCCTCGCCCTGGCATTCCTGATGGCtgctctgggccccagggcaggctTTGCCCAGGAGACAGAGTCCGGCTCCTGTGCAC AGCTGAAGGAATTATCCCAGTGCGGAGTGGACAAGATCTTTTTCCAGGGCCAGCCAGGGATCCCAGGAATGCCAGGCATGCCGGGGACAAATGGCCTACCTGGGGCTAAAGGAGATCCAGGCCCTCAAGGGCCCCCAG GCGAGAAGGGCTCCCCTGGGGCAATGGGGAAGGCTGGACCCAAAGGAGACAAAG gaGAAGCCAGCAGTTCTGCCAGCTCTCAGCAGCAAG GTGCCAGGAACTGcaaggagctgctggagcagggcGAGGGGCTGAGCGGCTGGTACACCATCCACCCCGAACCGGGGAGAAGGCTGACCGTCTTCTGTGACATGGAAACGGATGGCGggggctggctg GTGTTCCAGCGGCGCCAGGACGGGTCGGTGGATTTCTATCGGGGCTGGGAAGCCTATAAGAGAGGCTTTGGGAACCAGGCATCGGAGTTCTGGCTGGGCAACGACAACATCCACTTTCTCACCAGTACCG GGACCTACCAGCTGCGGATTGAGGCCAGGGACTTCAATGAGTCCAGCACGTTTGCCAAGTACAGCAGCTTCAAGATGCTGAGCGAAAGGGAAAACTATACGCTCGCCTTGGGCTCCTACTCAGATGGCACCATGG GAGATTCTTTCTCGGGCCACAACCGGCTGGGGTTCTCCACTCGGGACAAAGACCACGACACCTATGGGGGCAGCTGTGCCATCCTCTACAAAGGCGGCTGGTGGTATGGGCAGTGCCACTCCTCCAACCTCAATGGGCTGTACCTCAAAGGTGAACACAGCTCCTACGCCAACGGGATCAACTGGTCCACCGGGAAGGGGCACCACTACTCTTACAAATACGTGGACATGAAAATACGGCCCCAGTAG